In a single window of the Sulfurimonas crateris genome:
- the tpx gene encoding thiol peroxidase has product MQTTMFKGSTVNLEGDALNVGDKAPVVHAIGTDLNNIEIGGAKDRIQLLITVPSLDTDTCAAETRRFNEDVNNLDICETTVVSMDLPFASERFCTTSGIENLSVASDYIDKEVSKAYGVLMSDNKLKGLSARAVFVIDRSGVIVYKEIVGEVTAEPNYEAALEAIKQAR; this is encoded by the coding sequence ATGCAGACGACAATGTTTAAAGGGAGCACGGTAAATTTAGAGGGAGACGCGCTTAACGTTGGGGACAAAGCACCCGTTGTGCACGCAATAGGAACCGACTTGAACAACATAGAGATAGGCGGCGCAAAAGATAGGATACAGCTGCTTATAACAGTCCCATCACTGGATACGGACACCTGTGCGGCAGAGACAAGAAGATTTAACGAAGATGTAAACAACCTAGACATCTGTGAGACTACCGTTGTCTCTATGGACCTTCCGTTTGCTTCGGAGCGTTTTTGTACCACAAGCGGCATCGAAAATCTCTCAGTTGCAAGCGACTATATCGACAAAGAGGTAAGCAAAGCTTACGGTGTTTTAATGTCTGACAACAAACTAAAAGGATTGAGCGCAAGAGCCGTTTTTGTGATTGATCGAAGCGGAGTGATCGTCTACAAAGAGATAGTTGGCGAAGTCACTGCAGAGCCAAACTATGAAGCAGCTCTTGAGGCGATAAAACAGGCTAGATAA
- a CDS encoding ribose-phosphate pyrophosphokinase, with translation MRGYKIFAGSASVEFAKEVCQILDVPLAKADVKKFSDGEISVQIAESVRGRDVFIVQSTGAPSNDNLMELLIMTDALRRSSASSITAVVPYYGYARQDRKAAPRVPITARLVADMYEAAGINRVVTIDLHAGQIQGFFNIPVDNLYGSITFENYIKSKNLKNPIIASPDIGGVARARYFATRMGLDMVIVDKRREKANESEVMNIIGDVDGKDVIMIDDMVDTAGTMVKAATALKNKGATSVIACATHAVLSGKAYDNIQNGELDELIVTNTLESKPHEKIVVLTVAPLFAEVIRRVYHNESVNSLFA, from the coding sequence ATGCGCGGTTATAAAATTTTTGCAGGTTCAGCAAGTGTAGAGTTTGCAAAAGAGGTTTGTCAGATTTTAGATGTTCCATTGGCTAAAGCCGATGTTAAAAAGTTTAGTGACGGTGAGATCTCAGTTCAGATCGCCGAGAGTGTACGCGGTCGTGACGTATTTATTGTTCAGTCAACCGGTGCTCCTTCAAACGACAATCTTATGGAGCTTCTAATTATGACAGATGCTCTTCGCAGATCTTCAGCTTCTAGCATCACGGCAGTTGTTCCATACTACGGCTATGCAAGACAGGACCGTAAAGCTGCTCCTCGTGTTCCGATCACCGCAAGATTAGTTGCAGATATGTATGAAGCTGCAGGGATAAACAGAGTTGTTACGATAGATCTTCATGCAGGACAGATCCAAGGTTTTTTCAATATTCCTGTCGATAATCTCTATGGCTCTATAACTTTTGAGAACTACATAAAGAGCAAAAATCTAAAAAACCCTATTATCGCTTCTCCAGACATCGGCGGAGTCGCTCGTGCACGCTACTTTGCCACAAGAATGGGACTTGATATGGTGATTGTGGACAAACGCCGCGAAAAAGCGAACGAGAGCGAAGTTATGAATATCATCGGTGATGTTGATGGCAAAGATGTTATTATGATCGACGATATGGTAGATACGGCAGGAACAATGGTAAAAGCCGCAACAGCGCTTAAGAACAAGGGTGCAACTTCTGTTATCGCTTGTGCTACACACGCAGTGCTCAGCGGAAAAGCTTACGACAACATCCAAAACGGCGAACTTGACGAACTTATCGTTACAAACACTCTTGAATCAAAACCACATGAGAAGATTGTAGTGCTCACGGTTGCACCTCTCTTTGCAGAGGTTATTCGCAGGGTCTATCACAACGAGAGTGTTAATTCACTTTTTGCATAA
- the lepA gene encoding translation elongation factor 4: MKNIRNFSIIAHIDHGKSTLADRIIQECGAVSERELTKQMMDTMDIEKERGITIKAQSVRLDYVKDGEHYILNLIDTPGHVDFSYEVSKSLASSDGALLIVDAAQGVEAQTIANVYLAMDNNLELIPVINKIDLPAADPIKVAEEIETSIGIDATDAVLVSAKTGVGIRELIDAIVERIPAPSGDPKATTKAIIYDSWFDPYLGALALVRVFDGEIKKNQLVKLMSNNEEHQVLDLMYPHPLKRQKTNAIKSGEIGIVVLGLKDVSIVNVGDTITDAKNPTAEPALKYEPAKPFVFAGLYPIDTDKFEELRDALNKLKLNDSSLSYEPETSIALGFGFRVGFLGMLHMEVIKERLEREFDLDLIATAPSVVYHVYLTNGDMVEVQNPSELPSVSQIEKIEEPYVKATVITPSEYLGNVITLLISKRGMQDKMTYLNEDRVMLEYSLPMNEIVVDFYDKLKSISKGYASFDYEPIDFKEGNLVKLDVKVAGEVVDALSIIVPITSAESRGRALVKNMKEIIPRQLFEVAVQASIGSRVIARETVKSMGKNVTAKCYGGDITRKRKLLEKQKEGKKRMKSIGKVNLPQEAFMSVLKMD; this comes from the coding sequence TTGAAGAATATTAGAAACTTTTCTATTATCGCACATATAGACCACGGAAAAAGCACTTTAGCAGACAGGATCATTCAGGAGTGCGGAGCTGTTAGTGAGCGTGAGCTTACAAAACAGATGATGGATACGATGGATATAGAAAAAGAGCGCGGCATTACCATAAAGGCGCAAAGCGTTCGACTTGACTACGTAAAAGACGGCGAGCACTACATCCTCAATCTTATTGACACTCCGGGCCACGTCGACTTCTCTTATGAGGTTAGCAAATCTTTGGCTTCAAGTGACGGTGCGCTTCTTATCGTAGATGCCGCTCAAGGCGTTGAAGCACAAACGATCGCAAACGTCTACTTGGCAATGGATAACAACCTTGAGCTGATTCCCGTTATAAACAAGATTGACCTCCCTGCGGCAGACCCAATTAAAGTTGCCGAAGAGATCGAGACAAGTATCGGCATAGATGCGACCGATGCGGTATTGGTATCTGCAAAAACAGGAGTAGGCATCCGCGAACTTATAGATGCCATAGTTGAGCGTATTCCTGCCCCTAGCGGAGATCCTAAGGCTACCACAAAAGCTATCATCTACGACTCATGGTTTGACCCTTATCTGGGAGCATTGGCTCTTGTGCGTGTGTTTGACGGCGAGATAAAAAAGAATCAGCTTGTAAAACTTATGAGCAACAACGAAGAGCATCAAGTACTCGACCTTATGTACCCTCACCCGCTAAAGAGACAAAAAACAAATGCAATTAAAAGCGGAGAGATAGGTATAGTAGTTCTGGGTCTTAAAGATGTCAGCATCGTAAATGTAGGTGATACAATTACCGATGCAAAAAACCCGACTGCGGAGCCTGCTCTTAAGTATGAACCTGCCAAACCATTTGTTTTTGCAGGTCTCTACCCGATAGACACCGATAAGTTTGAGGAGTTAAGAGACGCTCTTAACAAACTAAAGCTTAACGACTCCTCACTTTCTTACGAGCCTGAGACCTCTATCGCTCTTGGATTTGGTTTTCGTGTCGGATTTTTGGGAATGTTGCATATGGAGGTTATCAAAGAGCGCTTAGAGCGTGAGTTTGACCTTGATCTTATTGCAACGGCACCCTCGGTTGTCTACCACGTATATCTCACCAACGGCGATATGGTAGAGGTGCAGAACCCTTCAGAGCTCCCATCTGTAAGCCAGATAGAGAAGATCGAAGAGCCTTATGTAAAAGCGACCGTAATTACGCCTAGTGAATATCTTGGAAACGTCATTACACTCCTTATCTCAAAAAGAGGTATGCAAGACAAGATGACCTACTTAAACGAAGACAGGGTTATGCTTGAGTACTCTTTGCCGATGAACGAGATCGTTGTAGACTTTTATGACAAACTCAAATCGATCTCCAAGGGTTATGCAAGTTTTGACTATGAGCCGATAGACTTTAAAGAGGGTAACCTCGTAAAACTCGATGTCAAAGTTGCAGGCGAAGTGGTCGATGCGCTAAGTATTATAGTTCCTATCACGTCTGCTGAGTCAAGAGGACGCGCACTTGTAAAAAACATGAAAGAGATCATCCCAAGACAGCTTTTTGAAGTTGCGGTTCAGGCTTCGATAGGAAGCAGAGTCATTGCAAGAGAGACAGTAAAGAGCATGGGCAAAAATGTCACGGCCAAGTGTTACGGCGGAGACATAACCAGAAAAAGAAAACTTCTTGAGAAGCAAAAAGAGGGTAAAAAAAGAATGAAGTCCATCGGAAAGGTAAATCTTCCTCAAGAAGCATTTATGTCCGTGCTTAAGATGGATTGA
- a CDS encoding ComF family protein, with amino-acid sequence MRCLMCENLSLSHICKKCQNNFLTPSIYRRKILGNIEVISFYKYGDIKELLHTKHTDIGYYIYSILAKNSITKFASEFEYPHKVVSIGVDDYTKSGYSHTAILNRALKSRYIKPLFGKLRAKNRVSYSGKTKQFRLLNPRDFELKELNVKSAILVDDIITTSSTLTQAVEALQKENIETLFCLTLASASVN; translated from the coding sequence ATGCGCTGCCTGATGTGTGAGAATCTCTCCCTTTCACACATCTGTAAAAAGTGTCAAAACAACTTTTTAACCCCCTCCATCTACAGAAGAAAGATCCTCGGCAACATAGAAGTTATCTCATTTTACAAATATGGCGATATAAAAGAGCTTCTTCATACAAAACATACCGATATCGGCTACTACATCTACTCTATATTGGCAAAAAACTCCATCACAAAATTCGCATCTGAGTTTGAGTATCCGCATAAGGTAGTCTCAATAGGCGTCGATGATTATACTAAATCAGGCTACTCTCATACAGCGATACTAAACAGAGCGCTTAAGAGCAGATATATAAAGCCTCTTTTTGGCAAACTAAGAGCAAAGAACAGGGTTAGCTACTCCGGAAAAACCAAGCAATTCAGGCTCCTAAATCCCAGAGATTTTGAACTGAAAGAACTTAATGTCAAAAGCGCTATTTTAGTAGATGATATTATTACGACAAGCTCGACTCTGACTCAGGCTGTTGAAGCTTTGCAAAAAGAGAATATAGAGACTCTATTTTGTCTCACACTTGCTTCTGCAAGTGTAAACTAA
- a CDS encoding TonB-dependent receptor plug domain-containing protein, with amino-acid sequence MHIVVFFLLFSTFLYAQDTNLDELLSQYREASELSYETKQEKSGNTTVFSRSDLDKMQAYTLNDVFKTLKMFTLKNSSFGPTALVKSPYSGQSMSSVKIYINSYEVTSITSGTGIAQFGQMGLNFIDHIEVYQASNAISFHGEPGNMVIKLYTKDPSRENATVAQGSIDSNGGSRGQIIDAQNFDDYSYLANIDVSGNRFDKERNANNKELSRDSSRGQLYVNFAKKDDYLIEGGVSREKSDIFNGFNAISSGIEGGDITSTYSYLQFTKNLPSQTELIISGTYEEIDIQNSDTFGIPLFDGSSSTNLNVATGSYAYDILLRKRHSYNDHNFLFGAEAKLKTFFLDSIQSNDIEKSYQLGPKQLDIYMLFAEDSYDINDDHQITLGAKADYYDNHLTEADTEYILRLAYLAKISEEFSLKSFIQKGYIYPIFSQTTFSPVATPNPNLKASKNRVMKVEVEYKKEKLTLTLGTGVSKSKDGIIFNRALGTYVNNNGNSDFSQFFLTLDYRFDAENKLIAEYFRAYKDNYSFTSDRGALVQLYSTFGKFDLYNELIYRSSYVGADGVYMDAGYDYTAGAIYHYNKHVNLKLKGENIFDKAIETSIDGAKIPALQRRGILTLEYIF; translated from the coding sequence ATGCATATAGTTGTATTTTTTCTACTTTTTTCTACTTTTTTATATGCTCAGGATACAAATCTTGATGAACTTCTTTCGCAGTACCGCGAAGCAAGTGAACTCTCTTATGAAACCAAACAAGAAAAATCAGGTAATACCACTGTCTTTAGTCGTTCTGACTTAGACAAAATGCAAGCTTACACACTCAATGATGTATTTAAAACACTAAAGATGTTTACACTTAAAAACTCCTCTTTTGGTCCAACAGCTCTAGTAAAGAGTCCTTACTCAGGGCAGTCCATGTCGTCTGTAAAAATATATATCAACTCTTATGAGGTTACCTCTATTACATCAGGTACAGGAATTGCGCAATTTGGACAGATGGGGCTTAATTTTATAGACCATATCGAGGTTTATCAAGCATCCAATGCTATTTCATTTCATGGCGAACCCGGGAACATGGTTATCAAGCTCTACACCAAAGACCCCTCACGAGAAAATGCAACCGTCGCACAAGGGTCGATTGATTCAAATGGTGGCAGCAGAGGGCAAATCATTGATGCGCAAAATTTTGACGACTACTCCTATCTTGCCAACATTGATGTAAGCGGCAACAGATTTGACAAAGAGAGAAACGCAAACAACAAAGAGCTCTCAAGAGACAGCAGCAGAGGTCAGCTTTACGTTAATTTTGCCAAAAAAGATGACTATCTTATTGAAGGTGGTGTCTCAAGGGAGAAAAGTGATATCTTTAATGGATTTAATGCAATTAGCTCAGGTATAGAGGGAGGAGATATTACCTCAACTTATAGCTATCTTCAGTTTACAAAAAATCTCCCTTCACAAACAGAGCTCATTATCTCAGGTACCTACGAAGAAATTGATATTCAAAACAGTGACACTTTTGGCATACCTCTTTTTGATGGCTCTTCAAGCACTAATCTTAATGTTGCTACAGGCTCTTATGCCTATGATATACTTCTACGAAAGCGCCATAGTTATAACGACCACAACTTCTTATTTGGCGCAGAAGCAAAGCTTAAAACCTTTTTTCTAGATTCGATTCAAAGCAACGACATAGAAAAAAGCTATCAGCTTGGTCCTAAACAACTTGACATCTATATGCTCTTCGCCGAAGACAGTTATGACATCAATGACGACCACCAGATTACACTTGGTGCAAAAGCAGACTATTACGACAACCATTTAACTGAAGCAGATACAGAGTATATTTTGCGTCTTGCATATCTTGCAAAAATTTCAGAAGAGTTTTCACTCAAAAGTTTTATCCAAAAAGGGTATATATATCCTATCTTTTCGCAGACAACTTTTTCACCCGTTGCTACTCCAAATCCAAATTTAAAAGCTTCGAAAAATCGTGTAATGAAAGTAGAGGTTGAATACAAAAAAGAGAAACTCACTCTTACTCTTGGAACAGGGGTATCTAAATCAAAAGATGGAATTATTTTTAACCGAGCACTAGGCACGTATGTAAACAATAATGGAAATTCAGATTTCTCACAATTTTTTCTTACTTTAGATTACAGATTTGATGCAGAGAACAAACTTATCGCTGAGTACTTTAGAGCCTACAAAGACAACTACTCTTTCACCTCCGACAGAGGTGCTCTCGTACAACTTTACTCTACATTTGGCAAATTTGACCTTTACAATGAACTCATCTATCGCTCCTCTTATGTTGGTGCTGATGGTGTATATATGGATGCAGGATACGACTACACCGCAGGAGCGATTTACCACTATAACAAGCATGTCAACCTCAAACTCAAAGGCGAAAACATCTTTGACAAAGCTATTGAGACAAGTATCGATGGAGCAAAGATTCCCGCGCTCCAAAGACGTGGTATCTTGACACTGGAGTATATTTTTTAA
- a CDS encoding EAL domain-containing protein, whose amino-acid sequence MVKRRELFIFFLLFLLGLFFIYTYNEITKAKEAIFERIEKHEIAKISYVLENMQQQILLEASKHPSKDLLSFFQNKKNAKMYEDMLSMMLTSDVKYSYILYKDTKEKFRFLLDASKTDKANFNQKFDVSSSEYNLLYRTKKPQIIRGQYIENLYITYLHPIMQDGKVVALFTIDFTTDIKTIILESIKPLETLFTLLAVFIVIFMSMTLMQIFHYFITRKKIFTDPLTKTFNRNYLEEISPLLNLEHYSLAMLDLDKFKIINDTYGHKAGDYVLSQASEVFKDSIRDSDILVRYGGEEFLLLINNRSKTKSDIDICERLRKNILKEHFSYDTHEINVSVSIGLHKYPYLEKNLQEAIKIADKMLYVAKRSGRNRVICYDEKASREDFSSSADISFVKEAIDEDRVICHYQPIYDFKHTRIFKYEALVRIVTRDGKIVPPLAFLPQIKETNIHYKLTQRILLLVFETFKNNNKLVSINMNFSDLINPDIEETIVRNLRDDQHLASRVTFEILESDEIDDIELFKEKINLLHSLKAKVSIDDFGSGYSNFKTIIDIEANFLKIDGSLVKNIDVNAKDFKVVKSIIHFAAQSNMQTIAEFVHSKEVYEKLLLLDIDFMQGYYISEPKNYLVESDELFKIL is encoded by the coding sequence ATGGTAAAAAGAAGAGAACTTTTTATCTTTTTTCTTCTATTTCTTCTTGGGCTATTCTTTATTTATACCTACAATGAGATTACAAAAGCAAAAGAAGCGATTTTTGAGCGTATTGAAAAACATGAGATAGCGAAAATCTCCTATGTTCTTGAAAATATGCAGCAGCAGATTCTTCTAGAGGCTTCAAAGCATCCAAGCAAAGATTTACTCTCTTTCTTTCAAAACAAAAAAAATGCAAAAATGTATGAAGATATGCTCTCTATGATGCTAACTTCTGATGTAAAATACTCCTACATCCTCTACAAGGATACTAAAGAGAAGTTTCGTTTTTTGTTAGATGCCTCAAAAACAGACAAAGCAAATTTCAATCAAAAATTTGATGTTTCCTCCTCTGAGTACAATCTTCTCTATAGAACAAAAAAACCACAAATCATTCGAGGGCAATATATTGAGAATCTTTACATAACCTACCTGCACCCAATCATGCAAGACGGTAAAGTTGTAGCTCTTTTTACTATTGATTTTACGACAGATATTAAAACAATTATCCTAGAGTCTATCAAACCGTTGGAGACTCTTTTTACACTCCTCGCAGTATTTATTGTTATATTTATGAGCATGACTCTTATGCAAATCTTTCACTATTTTATTACCAGAAAAAAAATATTTACAGACCCTCTTACAAAAACATTCAACAGAAATTATCTTGAAGAAATTTCGCCTTTGCTAAACCTTGAACACTACTCTTTGGCAATGCTTGACCTGGACAAATTTAAGATCATAAACGATACCTACGGGCATAAAGCCGGCGACTACGTTCTCTCTCAAGCGAGCGAAGTATTTAAAGACTCTATCAGAGACAGCGATATCTTGGTAAGATACGGCGGAGAGGAGTTTTTGCTTCTTATAAATAACAGAAGCAAAACAAAATCGGACATAGACATATGTGAGCGCTTAAGAAAAAACATACTAAAAGAGCACTTTTCATATGATACCCATGAGATCAATGTAAGCGTCTCTATAGGTCTGCATAAATATCCGTATCTTGAGAAAAACCTCCAAGAGGCAATAAAAATAGCCGACAAAATGCTCTATGTTGCTAAAAGAAGCGGAAGAAACAGAGTGATCTGCTATGATGAAAAAGCAAGCAGAGAGGATTTCTCATCCTCTGCAGACATAAGTTTTGTAAAAGAGGCTATTGATGAAGATAGGGTTATCTGCCACTATCAGCCAATCTACGACTTTAAACACACAAGAATATTCAAATATGAAGCACTGGTGAGGATAGTTACAAGAGATGGCAAGATAGTTCCCCCTCTTGCCTTTTTGCCTCAGATAAAAGAGACAAATATTCACTACAAACTAACACAGAGGATTCTTCTATTGGTCTTTGAGACCTTTAAGAACAACAACAAGCTTGTAAGTATAAATATGAACTTCTCAGACCTCATCAATCCTGATATAGAGGAGACCATTGTCAGGAACCTGCGAGATGACCAGCATCTTGCTTCTCGTGTTACGTTTGAGATACTTGAGAGTGACGAGATCGACGATATTGAGCTATTTAAAGAGAAGATAAACCTGCTCCATTCTCTTAAAGCAAAGGTCTCTATCGATGATTTTGGAAGCGGCTACTCAAACTTCAAAACTATTATAGACATAGAAGCAAACTTCCTAAAGATCGACGGCTCGCTTGTCAAAAATATTGATGTCAATGCAAAAGATTTTAAAGTGGTAAAGAGCATTATACACTTTGCTGCGCAGAGTAATATGCAGACGATAGCGGAGTTTGTCCACTCAAAAGAGGTATATGAAAAGCTGCTCCTTCTCGATATCGATTTTATGCAGGGGTACTACATCTCAGAGCCAAAAAATTATCTTGTCGAGAGTGATGAGCTTTTTAAAATTCTTTAA
- the grpE gene encoding nucleotide exchange factor GrpE: MSKDNNEELQEESLENEELNEVAEEAAAEAQAVENELDLLQEELTALKDKYARVHADFDNIKKRLEKEKYTAVEYSNEKFAKDMIPVMDALQMALSSTQNINDPQEHLEKLKEGIELTLKQLTNSLQKHGVTMVSHEEPFDPNIHNAIQSVDSDTVQSGQIVQTFQTGYRYKDRPLREAMVVVAN; this comes from the coding sequence ATGTCAAAAGATAATAATGAAGAGCTTCAAGAAGAATCTCTTGAAAATGAAGAGCTTAACGAAGTAGCCGAAGAAGCTGCCGCAGAAGCCCAAGCTGTTGAAAACGAACTTGATCTTTTACAAGAGGAGCTAACTGCTCTTAAAGATAAGTACGCTCGTGTTCACGCCGACTTTGATAACATCAAAAAGAGGCTGGAGAAAGAGAAGTATACTGCCGTTGAGTATTCAAATGAGAAATTTGCCAAAGATATGATACCTGTAATGGATGCACTTCAAATGGCACTATCTTCTACGCAAAACATAAATGATCCGCAAGAGCATTTGGAAAAACTCAAAGAGGGTATAGAGCTTACTTTAAAACAACTTACCAACTCTTTGCAAAAGCATGGCGTGACTATGGTCTCTCATGAAGAGCCGTTTGACCCAAATATCCATAATGCTATCCAGAGCGTAGATAGCGATACGGTCCAGAGCGGTCAAATCGTTCAGACATTTCAAACCGGATACAGATATAAAGATAGACCGCTTCGTGAAGCAATGGTAGTTGTAGCGAATTAA
- the dnaK gene encoding molecular chaperone DnaK, which yields MSKVIGIDLGTTNSCVAVYEGGEAKIIPNKEGKNTTPSVVAFTDKGEVLVGDPAKRQAITNPNKTISSIKRIMGLMMSEENAKAAHDKVTYNIVDKDGMAAVDVAGKIYTPQEISAKILSKLKEDAEAYLGSTVTDAVITVPAYFNDAQRKATKDAGTIAGLNVLRIINEPTASALAYGLDSKSEENVLVYDLGGGTFDVTVLEISDGTFEVLSTDGNAFLGGDDFDNKIVDYLNSEFKSSHGIDLKNDKMALQRLKDAAENAKKELSSSTETEINLPFITMTEAGPQHLVTKLTRAKFESMIEKLVEETISHIKTAMKDADLDNDAIKEIIMVGGSTRVPLAQKMVSDFFGGKKLNKGVNPDEVVAAGAAIQGGVLRGDVKDVLLLDVTPLSLGIETLGGVATKIIEKGTTIPVKKSQIFSTAEDNQPAVSISVVQGEREFAKDNKSLGLFELGDIPAAPRGVPQIEVTFDIDANGILTVSSTDKGTGKSQSITISGSSGLSEEEINKMVQDAEAHKAEDSKRKELVELKNQADALIAQTEKSLGEMGEKIEAEEKATIESAIAELKETLKDESATKEQIEAKVKTLTEASHKMAEQMYKKDQGAEAGAADAKKKKEEDDVIDAEIE from the coding sequence ATGTCAAAAGTAATAGGTATAGATTTAGGAACAACAAATTCATGTGTAGCGGTTTATGAGGGCGGTGAAGCAAAGATCATCCCGAACAAAGAGGGAAAAAACACAACTCCTTCGGTTGTTGCATTTACAGATAAAGGCGAAGTTTTAGTAGGAGATCCTGCAAAACGTCAGGCGATCACAAACCCGAACAAGACCATCTCTTCTATTAAGAGAATTATGGGTCTTATGATGAGCGAAGAGAACGCAAAAGCGGCTCACGACAAAGTAACATACAACATAGTAGACAAAGACGGTATGGCGGCAGTTGATGTTGCTGGAAAGATCTACACGCCGCAAGAGATCTCTGCTAAGATCCTCAGTAAACTAAAAGAGGATGCAGAGGCTTACTTAGGCTCGACTGTAACTGACGCGGTTATCACTGTTCCTGCATACTTCAACGATGCGCAGAGAAAAGCGACAAAAGATGCGGGAACTATTGCGGGACTTAACGTCTTACGTATCATCAACGAGCCGACAGCTTCTGCTCTTGCATACGGACTAGACAGCAAAAGCGAAGAGAACGTACTTGTTTACGACCTGGGTGGCGGAACATTTGACGTTACTGTGCTAGAGATTAGCGATGGTACTTTTGAGGTTCTCTCAACTGACGGTAACGCATTCTTGGGTGGAGACGACTTTGACAACAAGATCGTTGACTACCTAAACAGCGAGTTTAAAAGCTCTCACGGAATCGATCTTAAAAATGACAAGATGGCACTTCAACGTCTAAAAGATGCTGCTGAAAATGCTAAAAAAGAGCTATCAAGCTCAACTGAGACTGAGATAAACCTTCCGTTTATCACTATGACAGAAGCGGGACCTCAACACCTTGTGACAAAACTTACTCGTGCTAAATTCGAGAGTATGATCGAGAAGCTTGTTGAAGAGACTATCAGCCATATTAAAACGGCTATGAAAGATGCTGACTTAGACAACGACGCTATCAAAGAGATCATTATGGTCGGTGGATCAACTCGTGTTCCATTGGCACAAAAGATGGTATCTGATTTCTTCGGCGGTAAAAAACTCAACAAAGGGGTAAACCCTGATGAAGTGGTTGCTGCAGGTGCTGCTATCCAAGGTGGTGTTTTAAGAGGAGATGTTAAAGATGTACTTCTTCTAGATGTTACTCCGCTATCTCTTGGGATCGAGACTCTAGGCGGTGTTGCTACTAAGATCATTGAAAAAGGTACTACAATACCTGTTAAAAAATCTCAGATCTTCTCAACTGCCGAAGATAATCAGCCTGCTGTTAGCATCTCGGTTGTTCAAGGTGAGAGAGAGTTTGCAAAAGATAACAAATCTTTAGGTCTTTTTGAACTAGGTGATATTCCTGCAGCTCCAAGAGGCGTACCTCAGATCGAGGTTACTTTTGACATCGATGCAAACGGTATTTTAACTGTTAGCTCAACAGACAAAGGTACAGGTAAATCTCAATCGATCACAATCTCTGGAAGTTCAGGACTAAGCGAAGAAGAGATCAACAAAATGGTTCAAGATGCTGAGGCTCATAAAGCTGAAGACTCAAAAAGAAAAGAGCTTGTTGAGCTTAAGAACCAAGCCGATGCGCTTATTGCACAGACTGAAAAATCTCTTGGCGAGATGGGTGAGAAGATCGAAGCAGAAGAGAAAGCAACTATCGAGAGCGCTATAGCTGAGCTCAAAGAGACTCTAAAAGATGAGAGTGCTACAAAAGAGCAGATCGAAGCGAAAGTAAAAACTCTAACTGAAGCAAGTCATAAAATGGCTGAGCAGATGTACAAAAAAGATCAAGGTGCTGAAGCAGGTGCTGCCGATGCTAAAAAGAAGAAGGAAGAGGACGACGTAATAGACGCTGAAATAGAGTAA